The proteins below come from a single Rhizobium sp. BT04 genomic window:
- a CDS encoding GGDEF domain-containing protein, whose amino-acid sequence MRNWMSLQADFGNFQHRRNVYLFALKMSFLAVILSGVIISLTIPPLGFLGLLPVTLSHAIGFGAIFSWLVGGTVSGMLSLAAGFALHELTLSRAEFEKLSRTDTLSGLLNRRAFTEALENTEGNNASLVIFDVDRFKAINDRFGHACGDAVITAVSAMLRSAFDEMSVVARLGGEEFGVIVSGEPLEARMERIEGVRARIASGAIAAEGHDIRITVSGGVADLGVGRNNQAVYASADRALYLAKALGRNRVVHEREGLHHAWHGLVDNSLDAKGRAAESDNVMQAYGI is encoded by the coding sequence ATGAGAAACTGGATGTCGCTGCAGGCCGATTTCGGCAATTTTCAACATCGCAGGAACGTCTATCTCTTCGCTCTGAAGATGAGCTTTCTTGCCGTCATTCTCTCCGGCGTCATCATATCGCTGACGATACCGCCGCTCGGTTTTCTCGGGCTGCTGCCGGTGACGCTCTCGCATGCGATCGGCTTCGGCGCCATTTTTTCCTGGCTCGTTGGCGGGACGGTTTCCGGCATGCTGTCGCTGGCTGCCGGTTTTGCCCTGCATGAGCTGACGCTGTCGCGGGCGGAGTTCGAAAAGCTCAGCCGCACGGACACACTTTCCGGCCTCCTGAACCGGCGTGCCTTCACAGAGGCGCTCGAGAATACCGAGGGCAACAACGCCTCGCTCGTCATATTCGATGTCGACCGTTTCAAGGCGATCAACGATCGCTTCGGCCATGCCTGCGGCGATGCCGTCATTACCGCCGTCTCGGCCATGCTCAGATCCGCCTTCGATGAGATGTCCGTCGTCGCACGGCTGGGTGGGGAGGAATTCGGCGTCATCGTCTCCGGTGAGCCGCTGGAGGCGCGGATGGAGCGCATCGAAGGTGTCCGGGCCCGGATTGCAAGCGGCGCCATCGCGGCCGAGGGGCACGATATCCGCATCACCGTTTCCGGCGGTGTTGCCGATCTCGGCGTCGGGCGCAACAATCAGGCGGTCTATGCTTCGGCAGACCGAGCGCTCTATCTCGCCAAGGCGCTTGGGCGCAATCGCGTCGTACACGAGCGGGAAGGTCTGCATCACGCCTGGCACGGGCTCGTCGACAATAGCCTCGATGCCAAGGGTCGGGCAGCTGAGAGCGACAACGTGATGCAGGCTTACGGAATATAA
- the ureE gene encoding urease accessory protein UreE encodes MQRVTSYLPAGTPSSHPTAQVKLPHDLRHLRRKLLHLENGEMVMLDLKDPVLFANGDLLVRDDGELIEILAADEKLFEVRGRDRTHLIELAWHLGNRHLAAQIEEDRIVILRDHVIRAMLQGLGATVLDIDEPFQPARGAYHSHGGHSHDHEHAAHDHGHDHKHDHGHDHEHGPGCNHDHDHGRDHDHDHDHGHHGHKHD; translated from the coding sequence ATGCAGCGCGTTACATCTTATCTTCCCGCCGGAACCCCGTCCTCCCATCCGACCGCCCAGGTCAAGCTGCCGCACGATCTGCGCCATCTGCGCCGCAAACTGCTGCATCTGGAAAATGGCGAGATGGTCATGCTCGACCTCAAGGACCCGGTGCTTTTCGCCAATGGCGACCTGCTGGTGCGCGACGATGGCGAGTTGATCGAGATCCTCGCGGCCGATGAGAAGCTCTTCGAGGTTCGCGGCCGCGACCGCACACATCTGATCGAGCTTGCCTGGCATCTCGGCAACCGTCATCTTGCGGCCCAGATCGAGGAAGACCGCATCGTCATCCTGCGCGACCACGTCATCCGCGCCATGCTGCAGGGGCTCGGCGCCACCGTCCTCGACATCGACGAGCCCTTCCAGCCGGCGCGCGGAGCCTATCATTCCCATGGCGGGCATTCGCACGATCACGAACATGCGGCTCATGACCACGGGCATGACCACAAACATGATCATGGCCACGACCATGAGCATGGACCGGGATGTAATCATGACCACGACCACGGGCGGGATCATGATCATGATCATGACCACGGACATCACGGCCATAAGCACGACTGA
- a CDS encoding TIGR02117 family protein, with protein MRTGINWLLRIIFLFVFLAACGTFIPRPLIAPVKASSAAASHRILLLSGPIHTDIAIQLGEETRAAFSFLDNPDFPLGHPNAEWLIIGWGGRAFYLETPTWTELKPLPVLRALTIDRSVLHVDLAGHISEPQPAVAAFDIGDDQLARLRNFISDSFVRGAGTVKPIPDAGYGEIDRFFEAKGYFNALFGCNTWTAAALRSAGLRTGLWNPLPQSLRLSLGVYN; from the coding sequence ATGAGGACAGGCATCAACTGGTTGCTGCGGATCATATTCCTGTTCGTATTTTTGGCGGCCTGTGGGACCTTCATTCCGCGGCCGCTGATTGCCCCGGTCAAGGCATCATCCGCGGCGGCAAGCCACCGGATTCTCCTGCTGTCGGGACCGATCCACACCGATATTGCCATTCAGCTCGGCGAGGAGACGCGCGCCGCCTTTTCCTTCCTCGACAATCCCGATTTTCCGCTTGGCCATCCGAATGCGGAATGGCTCATCATTGGCTGGGGTGGCCGTGCCTTCTATCTGGAAACTCCGACCTGGACGGAGCTGAAGCCGCTGCCGGTGCTGCGGGCGCTGACGATCGATCGTTCGGTGCTGCATGTGGACCTTGCCGGTCACATCAGCGAGCCGCAGCCCGCCGTTGCGGCATTCGATATCGGCGACGATCAACTGGCGCGGCTGCGCAATTTTATCTCGGACAGCTTCGTTCGCGGCGCGGGTACGGTGAAGCCGATTCCGGATGCGGGTTACGGCGAGATCGACCGGTTCTTCGAGGCAAAGGGATATTTCAACGCTCTCTTCGGCTGCAACACCTGGACGGCGGCTGCGCTCCGCTCGGCCGGGCTTCGGACCGGCTTATGGAACCCGCTTCCACAATCATTGCGATTGTCTCTCGGTGTCTACAATTGA